In Fusarium oxysporum Fo47 chromosome XI, complete sequence, the following are encoded in one genomic region:
- a CDS encoding heterokaryon incompatibility protein-domain-containing protein, whose product PTWLIDVKEGRLFQGNHQNRYIALSYTWHDSANGIDRMNQLKLLTSNMSSMLAPNSLKRNTSQLPAIIQDAIELTGNIGERYLWVGRLCIVQDGPQKQFECMRMDEIYSGAYVTIVATAEGGLFRNYGKGSKRSVNKTSHNHDARIIRYHQELVLSRWSNREWTYKEYIISKLAVFFLKNSVFWQCECAVWDTASLRPNKNDEATNSNITSNSSLLRRLDTLNSPEFGICTDLVSPYNGRELSFQEDGLTACLGILNRLFPAFPGGFTFGLPRHYLYYALLWQPLRGPFDDVDSAYLFSAFLRPTGDSICGRGQILELIAISAGSATGRDLKDTFADRVLRRSRYHDGRPFHAIYDQYERWIDVSDDQSSEFKPLSRCSSNTRIRFSVQQEIIKMEWYMSFSTFSGS is encoded by the exons CCTACTTGGCTGATTGACGTCAAGGAGGGACGTTTATTCCAAGGAAATCATCAGAACAGATATATCGCTCTTAGTTATACTTGGCATGACAGTGCGAATGGAATTGACCGCATGAATCAGCTAAAACTCCTTACCAGCAACATGAGTTCGATGCTGGCACCTAATTCACTGAAGCGAAACACATCGCAACTACCTGCTATTATCCAAGACGCTATCGAACTGACAGGCAACATTGGAGAGCGGTATCTGTGGGTTGGTAGGCTATGTATAGTCCAAGACGGGCCGCAGAAACAGTTTGAGTGTATGCGCATGGACGAGATCTACTCCGGTGCTTATGTGACAATAGTCGCTACTGCGGAGGGTGGACTGTTCAGGAACTATGGCAAAGGTTCGAAGCGATCCGTGAACAAAACCTCTCATAA TCACGACGCACGTATCATTCGTTACCACCAAGAATTAGTCCTGTCGAGATGGTCTAATAGAGAGTGGACGTACAAGGAGTACATTATTAGCAAACTTGCggttttctttctcaaaaACTCGGTGTTTTGGCAATGCGAGTGCGCAGTTTGGGATACAGCCTCCCTTAGACCAAATAAGAACGACGAAGCCACCAACAGTAACATAACATCAAATTCGTCACTTCTCCGACGGCTTGACACATTAAATTCGCCTGAATTTGGCATCTGCACTGACCTGGTTTCTCCATATAACGGACGGGAGCTATCGTTTCAGGAGGATGGCCTCACGGCATGCTTGGGTATTCTAAACCGCCTGTTCCCAGCATTTCCTGGCGGGTTCACTTTTGGTCTGCCAAGACACTATCTGTATTACGCCCTACTCTGGCAGCCTTTGAGAGGACCATTCGACGATGTCGACTCCGCATATTT ATTCTCAGCGTTCCTTCGACCCACGGGAGACTCGATATGTGGGCGGGGACAAATTTTGGAACTTATTGCAATATCAGCAGGAAGTGCAACTGGAAGAGATCTGAAAGATACATTTGCGGACAGGGTACTCCGAAGAAGCAGATATCATGACGGGAGGCCATTTCATGCCATCTATGATCAATACGAGCGATGGATTGATGTTTCAGATGATCAATCTTCTGAATTTAAACCATTGAGTCGTTGCAGTAGTAATACGAGAATCAGATTCAGTGTTCAGCAGGAGATTATCAAGATGGAATGGTATATGAGTTTTTCAACGTTCTCTGGGTCTTAA